ACGTCAGGAGCTGACAGGGGATACCTCTCTGTGTTTATATCCTGTTAGAGAACATTATATTGTCTATGAACCCTTGGGAGAAAAACGCATCGCCATTGCTGCTTTTATCCGTATGGGGAGGGATATTCCGACGTTACTTAGGAAACATGCCGTAACTTTAAAAGAGGAGCTTACCGAACTCCGAAAAAGTAGTTTGAACGATAATTAATTATTTCTGGCGATAAAAAAAAAGTTTTGCTCAAATACATGAACAGGACTTACCAGTGAAGTCCAGTACAGATGACTTAATCCAAGCTTTTGTATGGGTATTTTTTGAATTATAACTTCATCTCATAGATGATCATGTTTATCTTTGTCATCTACGACAAAAGATTGTAGCATAGACTAATCAGAATGTTGTTTGTTGGTGGCGTTTTCATCCCCATCTCTGAAGCCAGGGGCTTTCAACGCCACATTTTCGGAAATCAAACCCAAGGAGTATCACTTGTGCAGTCACAATACAAACCCACCGAGATAGAGGAAAAATGGCAACAAATTTGGGAAGAGCAAGGCTTGTACCAAACCCCCACAGAAACTGACAAGCCGAAATTCTATGCTCTGTCCATGTTCCCCTATCCATCGGGTAACCTGCACATGG
The Moorena sp. SIOASIH genome window above contains:
- a CDS encoding type II toxin-antitoxin system RelE/ParE family toxin; its protein translation is MTRKNYLLTPTARRHLREAKAWSRARWGNELTRQYFHDLEKAAQFIALNHQKVAKRQELTGDTSLCLYPVREHYIVYEPLGEKRIAIAAFIRMGRDIPTLLRKHAVTLKEELTELRKSSLNDN